A single window of Helicobacter pylori NCTC 11637 = CCUG 17874 = ATCC 43504 = JCM 12093 DNA harbors:
- a CDS encoding DNA type IV secretion system protein ComB10, with the protein MNKWLKGVIVFVGGFATITTISLVYHQKPKAPLNNQPSLLNDDEVKYPLQDYTFTQNPQPTNTESSKDATIKALQEQLKAALKALNSKEMNHSKEETFKSPPMDLKTNTTPLKKDFSSKQWDLLAARITPFKQSPKNYEENLIFPMDNPNGIDGFTNLKEKDIATNENKLLRTITADKMIPAFLITPISSQIAGKVIAQVESDIFAHMGKAVLIPKGSKVIGYYSNNNKMGEYRLDIVWSRIITPHGINIMLTNAKGADIKGYNGLVGELIERNFQRYGVPLLLSTLTNGLLIGITSALNNRGNKEGATNFFGDYLLMQLMRQSGMGINQVVNQILRDKSKIAPIVVIREGSRVFISPNTDIFFPIPRENEVIAEFLK; encoded by the coding sequence ATGAATAAGTGGCTTAAGGGGGTGATTGTTTTTGTAGGGGGTTTTGCAACGATTACAACCATTTCTTTAGTCTATCATCAAAAGCCAAAAGCCCCCTTAAATAACCAGCCTAGCCTTTTAAATGACGATGAGGTGAAATACCCCTTACAAGACTACACTTTCACTCAAAACCCACAGCCAACTAACACAGAAAGCTCCAAAGACGCCACCATCAAAGCCTTACAAGAACAGCTCAAAGCCGCTTTAAAAGCCCTAAACTCCAAAGAAATGAACCATTCTAAAGAAGAAACTTTTAAGAGCCCTCCCATGGATTTAAAAACAAACACAACCCCCCTAAAAAAAGACTTTTCTTCAAAGCAATGGGATTTATTAGCCGCTCGCATCACCCCTTTCAAACAAAGCCCTAAAAATTACGAAGAAAACCTGATTTTCCCCATGGATAACCCTAATGGCATTGATGGTTTCACTAACCTTAAAGAAAAAGACATCGCCACTAATGAAAACAAGCTTTTACGCACCATTACAGCCGATAAAATGATACCCGCCTTTTTGATCACGCCTATTTCTAGCCAGATCGCTGGTAAAGTCATCGCGCAAGTGGAGAGCGATATTTTCGCTCACATGGGCAAGGCCGTCTTAATCCCCAAAGGCTCTAAAGTCATAGGCTATTACAGCAACAACAACAAAATGGGCGAATACCGCTTGGATATTGTATGGAGCCGCATCATCACTCCCCATGGCATCAATATCATGCTCACTAACGCTAAAGGGGCGGACATTAAAGGCTATAACGGCTTGGTGGGGGAATTGATTGAAAGGAATTTCCAGCGCTATGGCGTGCCGTTACTGCTTTCTACTCTCACTAACGGCTTGTTGATTGGGATCACTTCGGCTTTAAACAACAGGGGCAATAAAGAAGGAGCCACCAATTTCTTTGGGGATTACCTCTTAATGCAATTGATGAGGCAAAGCGGCATGGGGATCAATCAAGTGGTCAATCAAATTTTAAGAGACAAGAGCAAGATCGCTCCTATTGTGGTGATTAGAGAGGGAAGTAGGGTTTTCATTTCGCCCAATACTGACATCTTTTTCCCTATACCCAGAGAGAATGAAGTCATCGCTGAGTTTTTGAAGTGA
- a CDS encoding mannose-1-phosphate guanylyltransferase/mannose-6-phosphate isomerase translates to MKIKNILLSGGSGKRLWPLSRSLYPKQFLKLFDHKSLFELSFKRNASLVDETLIVCNEKHYFLALEEIESEIKNKSVGFLLESLSKNTANAIALSALMSEREDLLIVTPSDHLIKDFQAYENAIKKAINLAQKGFLVTFGINIEKPNTEFGYIESPNGLDVKRFIEKPSLEKAIEFQKSGGFYFNSGMFVFQAGVFLDELKKHAPTILKGCERAFESLENAYFFEKKIARLSEKSMQDLEDVSVDIALMQQSHKIKMVGLNAKWSDLGNFNALFEEVANEPKENVSLNQTPIFAKESANNLVFSHKVSALLGVENLAIIDTKDALLIAHKDKAKDLKALVSEIEMHNQELLQTHTKVYRPWGSYEVLHESGCYKVKILEVKPNARLSLQKHFHRSEHWVVISGMASVELDHKMFELQANESTYIPKNTLHRLANYGKIPLIIIEVQVGEYVGEDDIVRIDDDFNRQNQNA, encoded by the coding sequence ATGAAAATTAAAAATATCTTACTGAGTGGGGGGAGCGGGAAACGCCTATGGCCTTTAAGCCGTAGCCTATACCCTAAGCAATTTTTAAAGCTTTTTGACCATAAAAGCTTGTTTGAATTGAGTTTTAAAAGAAACGCTTCCCTAGTAGATGAAACGCTCATTGTGTGCAATGAAAAGCATTATTTTTTAGCCCTAGAAGAAATAGAAAGCGAAATCAAAAACAAAAGCGTGGGTTTTTTATTAGAGAGCTTGAGTAAAAACACCGCTAACGCCATCGCTTTGAGCGCCTTAATGAGTGAGAGGGAAGATTTACTCATCGTTACGCCAAGCGATCATTTGATTAAAGACTTTCAAGCGTATGAAAATGCGATAAAAAAAGCGATTAATTTAGCCCAAAAAGGCTTTTTAGTCACTTTTGGGATCAATATTGAAAAGCCCAACACGGAGTTTGGGTATATTGAAAGCCCTAATGGTTTAGATGTGAAGCGATTCATTGAAAAGCCAAGCCTAGAAAAAGCGATAGAGTTTCAAAAAAGCGGGGGTTTTTATTTCAATAGCGGCATGTTTGTTTTCCAAGCGGGCGTTTTTTTAGACGAACTAAAAAAGCATGCCCCTACTATTTTAAAGGGGTGCGAAAGAGCGTTTGAATCTTTAGAAAACGCGTATTTTTTTGAAAAAAAGATCGCTCGTTTGAGCGAAAAGAGCATGCAAGATTTAGAAGATGTGAGCGTGGATATAGCCTTAATGCAACAAAGCCACAAAATCAAAATGGTAGGATTAAACGCCAAATGGAGCGATTTAGGGAATTTTAACGCTCTTTTTGAAGAGGTGGCTAACGAGCCTAAAGAAAATGTCAGCCTGAATCAAACGCCTATTTTTGCCAAAGAAAGCGCAAATAATTTAGTGTTTTCTCATAAAGTGAGCGCTCTTTTAGGCGTTGAGAATTTAGCCATTATTGACACTAAAGACGCTCTTTTAATCGCTCATAAAGATAAGGCTAAGGATTTAAAAGCTTTGGTGAGCGAGATAGAAATGCACAACCAGGAATTGTTGCAAACGCACACTAAAGTGTATCGCCCTTGGGGGAGCTATGAAGTCTTGCATGAGAGCGGGTGTTACAAGGTTAAGATTTTGGAAGTCAAACCAAACGCTAGGCTTTCTTTACAAAAGCATTTCCACAGGAGCGAACACTGGGTGGTGATTAGCGGGATGGCGAGCGTGGAGTTGGATCATAAAATGTTTGAATTGCAAGCTAATGAGTCCACTTATATCCCTAAAAACACCCTACACCGCCTGGCTAATTACGGCAAAATCCCTTTAATCATCATAGAAGTTCAAGTGGGCGAGTATGTCGGCGAAGACGATATTGTGCGCATTGATGATGATTTTAACAGACAAAATCAAAACGCCTAA
- the gmd gene encoding GDP-mannose 4,6-dehydratase, with protein MKEKIALITGVTGQDGSYLAEYLLNLGYEVHGLKRCSSSINTSRIDHLYEDLHSDHKRRFFLHYGDMTDSSNLIHLIATTKPTEIYNLAAQSHVKVSFETPEYTANADGIGTLRILEAMRILGLEKKTRFYQASTSELYGEVLETPQNENTPFNPRSPYAVAKMYAFYITKNYREAYNLFAVNGILFNHESRVRGETFVTRKITRAASAIAYNLTDCLYLGNLDAKRDWGHAKDYVKMMHLMLQAPIPQDYVIATGKTTSVRDFVKMSFGFIGIDLEFQNTGIKEIGLIKSVDKKRADALKLNLSHLKTSQIVVRIDERYFRPTEVDLLLGDPTKAEKELGWVREYDLKELVKDMLEYDLKECQKNLYLQDGGYILRNFYE; from the coding sequence ATGAAAGAAAAAATCGCTTTGATCACCGGGGTTACCGGGCAAGACGGGAGCTATCTGGCTGAATACTTGCTCAATTTAGGTTATGAAGTGCATGGGTTAAAAAGGTGCTCTTCTAGCATCAACACTTCTAGGATCGATCATCTGTATGAAGATTTGCATAGCGATCATAAAAGGCGTTTTTTCTTGCACTATGGGGATATGACCGATAGCTCTAACCTCATCCATTTGATCGCTACCACTAAGCCCACAGAGATTTATAATTTAGCCGCTCAAAGCCATGTGAAAGTCTCTTTTGAAACCCCAGAATACACCGCTAACGCTGATGGTATTGGCACGCTAAGGATTTTAGAAGCCATGCGGATTTTAGGCTTAGAAAAGAAAACACGATTCTATCAAGCCAGCACGAGCGAATTGTATGGCGAAGTCTTAGAAACCCCGCAAAATGAAAACACCCCCTTTAACCCACGAAGCCCCTATGCGGTCGCTAAAATGTATGCCTTTTACATCACTAAAAATTACAGAGAGGCTTATAATTTGTTTGCGGTTAATGGCATTCTTTTTAACCATGAGAGCAGGGTAAGGGGCGAAACTTTTGTCACTCGTAAAATCACACGAGCCGCTAGCGCGATAGCGTATAACTTAACGGATTGCTTGTATTTAGGGAATTTAGACGCTAAAAGAGATTGGGGGCATGCCAAAGATTATGTGAAAATGATGCATTTAATGCTCCAAGCGCCCATCCCACAAGATTATGTGATCGCTACAGGAAAGACCACAAGCGTGCGCGATTTTGTGAAAATGAGCTTTGGATTTATCGGTATTGATCTAGAATTTCAAAATACAGGGATTAAAGAAATCGGTTTGATTAAAAGCGTTGATAAAAAAAGAGCGGACGCTTTAAAATTAAACTTAAGCCATTTAAAAACGAGCCAAATCGTGGTGCGCATAGACGAACGCTATTTCAGGCCTACCGAAGTGGATTTGCTTTTAGGCGATCCCACTAAGGCAGAAAAAGAGCTAGGCTGGGTTAGGGAATACGATTTAAAAGAGTTGGTTAAGGACATGTTAGAATACGATTTAAAAGAATGCCAGAAAAACCTTTACTTGCAAGATGGGGGTTATATTTTAAGGAATTTTTATGAATGA
- a CDS encoding GDP-L-fucose synthase family protein: MNEIILITGAYGMVGQNTALYFKKNKPDVTLLTPKKSELCLLDKDNVQAYLKEYKPTGIIHCAGRVGGIVANMNDLSTYMVENLLMGLYLFSSALDSGVKKAINLASSCAYPKFAPNPLKESDLLNGSLEPTNEGYALAKLSVMKYCEYVSAEKGVFYKTLVPCNLYGEFDKFEEKIAHMIPGLIARMHTAKLKNEKEFVMWGDGTARREYLNAKDLARFIALAYDNIASIPSVMNVGSGVDYSIEEYYEKVAQVLDYKGVLVKDLSKPVGMQQKLMDISKQKALKWELEIPLEQGIKEAYEYYLKLLEV, from the coding sequence ATGAATGAGATTATTTTAATCACCGGCGCCTATGGCATGGTGGGGCAGAACACGGCGTTGTATTTTAAAAAAAATAAGCCTGATGTTACTCTACTCACCCCTAAAAAGAGCGAATTGTGTTTGTTGGATAAAGACAATGTTCAAGCTTATTTGAAAGAATACAAGCCTACAGGCATTATCCATTGCGCTGGGAGAGTGGGGGGCATTGTCGCTAACATGAACGATCTTTCAACTTACATGGTTGAGAATTTATTAATGGGCTTGTACCTCTTTTCTAGCGCTTTAGATTCGGGCGTGAAAAAAGCCATTAATCTAGCGAGCTCTTGCGCCTATCCTAAATTCGCCCCCAACCCTTTAAAAGAGAGCGATTTGTTGAACGGCTCTTTAGAGCCAACGAACGAAGGCTACGCTTTAGCCAAACTCTCTGTGATGAAGTATTGCGAGTATGTGAGCGCTGAAAAGGGCGTTTTTTATAAAACATTAGTGCCTTGCAACCTTTATGGCGAGTTTGACAAATTTGAAGAAAAAATAGCGCACATGATACCCGGGCTTATTGCTAGGATGCACACCGCTAAATTAAAAAATGAAAAAGAGTTTGTGATGTGGGGCGATGGCACGGCCAGGAGAGAGTATCTAAACGCTAAAGATTTAGCCAGGTTCATCGCCCTAGCTTATGACAATATCGCTTCAATCCCTAGCGTGATGAATGTCGGCTCTGGTGTGGATTACAGCATTGAAGAGTATTACGAAAAAGTCGCTCAGGTTTTAGACTATAAGGGCGTGCTTGTGAAAGATTTATCCAAACCAGTGGGCATGCAGCAAAAGCTTATGGATATTTCCAAACAAAAGGCTTTAAAATGGGAATTAGAAATCCCTTTAGAGCAGGGCATCAAAGAAGCTTATGAGTATTATTTGAAGCTTTTAGAGGTTTGA
- the hypE gene encoding hydrogenase expression/formation protein HypE produces the protein MDSVTLACGNGGKETNALIERVFMPYLKEFIVAFDEDAPTFKASGEYCVSTDSFVITPLIFNGGDIGKLCVCGSANDVSVQGGEPLYLNMGFILEEGLEISLLKQILQSIQKELFKANLKLLSLDTKVVPKGSVDKLFINTTCIGKIIKPGISSRHLKQGQAIILSDTIANHGASLFAMRHEIKLKTNLESDCQLLYPLLKPLFLSDLKIDALRDATRGGLASVLNEWANSSRVKIVIEEEKIPLKEETKGICEILGLEPYTLANEGVFVLALNQKDAPKALEILKSNEKANNACVIGGVFENPYPSVVLKNAWGFERILEVPEGELLPRIC, from the coding sequence ATGGATAGCGTAACTCTAGCATGCGGGAACGGGGGGAAAGAAACAAACGCTTTGATTGAGCGAGTCTTTATGCCTTATTTAAAAGAATTTATCGTTGCGTTTGATGAAGACGCCCCCACATTTAAAGCTAGTGGGGAATATTGCGTGAGCACGGATAGTTTTGTCATCACGCCCTTGATTTTTAATGGGGGCGATATAGGCAAGCTTTGCGTTTGCGGGAGTGCGAATGATGTGAGCGTGCAAGGGGGCGAACCTTTGTATTTGAATATGGGTTTTATTTTAGAAGAAGGCTTAGAAATTTCTCTTTTAAAACAAATTTTACAATCCATACAAAAAGAATTGTTTAAAGCCAACCTGAAACTCCTCTCCCTAGACACTAAAGTCGTGCCAAAGGGGAGCGTGGATAAGCTTTTTATCAACACAACCTGTATTGGTAAAATCATCAAGCCAGGGATTTCTTCGCGCCATTTAAAACAAGGCCAAGCCATTATCCTAAGCGACACTATCGCCAATCATGGGGCAAGCTTGTTTGCGATGCGTCATGAAATCAAACTTAAAACGAATCTAGAAAGCGATTGCCAACTGCTCTATCCCTTATTAAAACCCCTATTTTTAAGCGATCTCAAAATTGATGCTTTAAGAGATGCGACTAGGGGCGGGTTAGCGAGCGTGCTGAACGAATGGGCGAACAGCTCTAGAGTGAAAATCGTTATAGAAGAAGAAAAAATCCCCTTAAAAGAAGAAACGAAAGGGATTTGCGAGATTTTAGGGCTAGAACCCTACACGCTAGCCAATGAGGGGGTGTTTGTTTTAGCGCTCAATCAAAAAGACGCCCCTAAAGCCTTAGAAATTTTAAAAAGTAACGAAAAAGCTAACAACGCTTGCGTGATTGGCGGAGTGTTTGAAAACCCTTATCCTAGCGTGGTTTTAAAGAACGCATGGGGTTTTGAAAGGATTTTAGAGGTGCCAGAAGGCGAATTATTGCCTAGGATTTGTTAA
- the hypF gene encoding carbamoyltransferase HypF, whose product MNKITLFGVVQGVGMRPFIYTLAQKLELVGFVRNTQAALEIILPAHKTESFLNALKKGLPPLALVEKIIISPYDKALKFNGFRILESKNHPLNLLSQIPKDLGVCEDCLREIRDKNSPYFHYAFNSCAKCGARYSLLNAMPYDRENSALKPFKLCKFCTSVYKDAHNKRFHIQGISCKKCGIALTYKRFKNDDTLLECAKDIQKGKIIALKGLGGFALLCDARNFQTIERLRLLKNRPLKPFALMFKDLNAAKQHAFLNELECESLISASAPILLARKKPDTPLAPNIAKNSPFYGVILPYTPLHALLLDLLDFPIVFTSANFNSIPLASDEKEIDSLHFIFDFKLTHNRAIIHRIDDSIVQRVDNIIRPMRLARGFAPLYLTLPKRSNGSPKKILALGAEQKGHFSLLDSETSVLLLSPFCGDLSVLENEKHFKETLNFFLKTYDFKPTLLACDKHQNYATTKMAFKLNTPLLQVQHHHAHFLASVLDALLQDPHLNHPFIGIIWDGSGAYDNKIYGAECFVGDFERIEEVARFEEFWLLGGQKAIKEPKRLVLEIALKHQLNKLLKRVQKHFKEDELGIFQQMHDKKIQSVATNSIGRLFDIVAFSLGLTGTISFEAESGQVLENLALQSDESAFYPFTIKNSVVGLKDFYQAFEKDLGVLEPERIAKKFFNSLVEIITALIAPFKEYVVVCSGGVFCNQLLCEQLAKRLRGLKRQYFFHKHFPPNDSSIPIGQALMAYFNPTIIKKG is encoded by the coding sequence TTGAACAAAATCACGCTTTTTGGCGTGGTTCAAGGCGTGGGCATGCGCCCTTTTATTTATACCCTAGCTCAAAAATTAGAGCTTGTGGGCTTTGTGCGTAACACCCAAGCGGCTTTAGAGATCATCTTACCCGCTCACAAAACAGAGTCTTTTTTAAACGCCCTAAAAAAAGGGTTACCCCCTTTAGCGTTGGTTGAAAAAATCATTATTAGCCCTTATGATAAGGCGCTAAAATTCAATGGTTTTAGGATTTTAGAAAGCAAGAACCACCCTTTAAATTTGCTCAGTCAAATCCCTAAAGATTTAGGCGTGTGTGAGGATTGCTTGCGCGAAATTAGAGATAAAAACTCCCCCTATTTTCATTACGCTTTCAATTCTTGCGCGAAGTGCGGGGCGAGATACAGCCTTTTAAACGCCATGCCCTATGACAGAGAAAACTCCGCCCTAAAACCTTTCAAACTCTGCAAATTTTGCACATCCGTTTATAAAGACGCTCATAACAAGCGATTCCACATTCAAGGCATCAGCTGCAAAAAGTGCGGTATCGCGCTCACTTATAAGCGATTCAAAAATGATGACACTCTTTTAGAATGCGCTAAAGACATTCAAAAGGGTAAAATCATCGCTCTTAAAGGTTTGGGAGGCTTTGCTCTCTTGTGCGATGCGAGAAATTTTCAAACCATAGAAAGATTACGGCTTTTAAAAAACCGCCCCTTAAAGCCTTTTGCGCTCATGTTTAAAGATCTAAACGCAGCCAAGCAGCATGCGTTTTTAAATGAATTAGAATGCGAAAGCTTAATTTCTGCAAGCGCCCCCATTCTTTTAGCGCGTAAAAAACCTGACACACCATTAGCCCCCAATATCGCTAAAAACTCCCCCTTTTATGGCGTGATCTTGCCCTATACCCCTTTGCATGCTTTATTACTAGATTTATTGGATTTCCCTATTGTGTTCACGAGTGCGAATTTCAACTCCATCCCTTTAGCAAGCGATGAAAAAGAAATCGATTCGCTTCATTTTATTTTTGATTTTAAGCTCACGCACAACCGTGCTATCATCCACAGGATTGATGATAGTATCGTGCAGCGCGTGGATAATATCATTCGCCCCATGCGTTTGGCTAGAGGGTTTGCCCCCCTTTATCTCACTTTGCCCAAACGCTCTAATGGTTCGCCCAAAAAGATTTTAGCGCTTGGAGCGGAGCAAAAAGGGCATTTTAGCTTATTGGATAGCGAAACTTCTGTTCTTTTACTCTCGCCTTTTTGTGGGGATTTGAGCGTTTTAGAAAATGAAAAACACTTTAAAGAAACTTTGAATTTTTTCTTAAAAACCTATGATTTCAAGCCCACGCTCTTAGCTTGCGACAAGCATCAAAACTACGCCACCACTAAAATGGCTTTTAAACTTAATACGCCCTTATTGCAAGTCCAGCACCACCATGCCCACTTTTTAGCGAGCGTCTTAGACGCATTGTTACAAGATCCGCATTTAAATCACCCCTTTATAGGTATCATCTGGGATGGGAGTGGGGCTTATGACAATAAGATTTATGGGGCGGAGTGTTTTGTGGGGGATTTTGAACGCATTGAAGAAGTGGCTAGGTTTGAAGAATTTTGGCTTTTAGGGGGGCAAAAAGCGATCAAAGAGCCTAAACGCTTGGTTTTAGAGATCGCTTTAAAACACCAACTCAACAAGCTTTTAAAACGCGTTCAAAAGCATTTTAAAGAAGACGAATTAGGAATTTTCCAACAAATGCATGACAAAAAAATTCAAAGCGTCGCTACCAATTCCATAGGGCGTTTGTTTGATATAGTAGCGTTTAGTTTGGGTTTAACAGGAACGATTAGCTTTGAAGCCGAGAGCGGGCAGGTTTTAGAAAATCTAGCCTTACAAAGCGATGAGAGTGCTTTTTACCCTTTTACAATCAAAAACAGCGTGGTGGGTTTAAAAGATTTTTATCAAGCGTTTGAAAAGGATTTGGGCGTTTTAGAGCCTGAACGCATCGCTAAGAAATTTTTTAACAGCCTAGTAGAAATCATTACCGCTTTGATTGCGCCTTTTAAAGAGTATGTGGTGGTGTGCAGTGGGGGCGTGTTTTGTAACCAATTGTTGTGCGAACAATTAGCCAAACGATTGAGGGGGCTAAAAAGGCAGTATTTTTTCCACAAGCATTTCCCTCCTAACGATAGCAGTATCCCTATCGGTCAAGCCTTAATGGCGTATTTCAACCCTACAATCATCAAAAAAGGATAA
- a CDS encoding agmatine deiminase family protein — MKRMLAEFEKIQAILMAFPHEFSDWAYCIKEARESFLNIIQTIAKHAKVLVCVHTNDTIGYEMLKNLPGVEIAKVDTNDTWARDFGAISIENHGVLECLDFGFNGWGLKYPSNLDNQVNFKLKSLGFLKHPLKTMPYVLEGGSIESDGAGSILTNTQCLLEKNRNPHLNQNGIETMLKKELGAKQVLWYSYGYLKGDDTDSHTDTLARFLDKDTIVYSACEDKNDEHYTALKKMQEELKTFKKLDKTPYKLIPLEIPKAIFDENQQRLPATYVNFLLCNDALIVPTYNDPKDALILETLKQHTPLEVIGVDCNTLIKQHGSLHCVTMQLY, encoded by the coding sequence ATGAAAAGAATGTTAGCGGAGTTTGAAAAAATCCAAGCGATTCTAATGGCGTTCCCCCATGAGTTTAGCGACTGGGCGTATTGCATCAAAGAGGCTAGGGAAAGTTTTTTAAACATCATTCAAACCATAGCCAAACACGCTAAAGTGTTAGTGTGCGTCCATACTAACGACACTATCGGCTATGAGATGCTTAAAAATTTACCGGGTGTAGAAATCGCAAAGGTCGACACTAACGACACATGGGCTAGGGATTTTGGAGCGATCAGTATTGAAAACCATGGCGTTTTAGAGTGCTTGGATTTTGGTTTTAATGGCTGGGGGTTAAAATACCCGTCTAATTTGGACAATCAGGTGAATTTCAAACTCAAAAGTTTAGGGTTTTTAAAACACCCTTTAAAAACGATGCCCTATGTTTTAGAGGGCGGGAGCATAGAAAGCGATGGGGCCGGGAGCATTTTAACCAACACCCAATGCCTGCTAGAAAAAAATCGTAACCCCCATTTGAATCAAAATGGAATAGAAACCATGCTTAAAAAGGAATTAGGGGCTAAACAAGTGCTGTGGTATTCTTATGGCTATTTAAAGGGCGATGATACGGATAGCCATACCGACACGCTCGCTCGTTTTTTGGATAAAGACACCATTGTTTATAGCGCATGCGAAGATAAAAACGATGAGCATTACACAGCCTTAAAAAAAATGCAAGAAGAATTAAAAACCTTTAAAAAATTAGACAAAACGCCCTATAAACTCATCCCCCTAGAAATCCCCAAAGCCATTTTTGATGAAAACCAACAACGCTTGCCAGCAACTTATGTGAATTTTTTATTGTGCAATGACGCTCTCATCGTTCCCACTTATAACGACCCTAAAGACGCGCTCATTTTAGAAACCTTAAAACAACACACGCCCTTAGAAGTGATAGGGGTTGATTGCAACACCTTAATCAAACAGCATGGAAGCTTGCATTGCGTAACGATGCAACTTTATTGA
- a CDS encoding DNA-methyltransferase — protein MIQIHHADAFEIIKDFYQQNLKVDAIITDPPYNISVKNNFSTLKSAKRQGIDFGEWDKNFKLLEWIKRYAPLVNPNGCIIIFCSYRFISYIADFLEENGFVVKDFIQWVKNNPMPRNIHRRYVQDTEFALWAVKKKAKWVFNKPKNEKYLRPLILKSPVVSGFERVKHPTQKSLALMEKIISIHTNPNDIVLDPFMGSGTTGLACKNLERNFIGIESEKEYFQTAQKRLNLL, from the coding sequence ATGATACAAATCCATCACGCTGACGCTTTTGAAATCATCAAAGATTTTTACCAGCAAAATTTAAAAGTGGATGCGATCATCACGGATCCTCCTTATAACATTTCGGTTAAAAACAATTTTTCCACCCTAAAGAGCGCTAAAAGGCAAGGCATAGATTTTGGGGAATGGGATAAAAATTTCAAGCTTTTAGAATGGATCAAGCGCTACGCCCCCTTAGTCAATCCAAACGGCTGCATAATTATTTTTTGCTCTTACAGATTCATAAGCTATATCGCTGATTTTTTAGAAGAAAACGGCTTTGTAGTCAAAGACTTTATCCAATGGGTTAAAAATAATCCCATGCCAAGAAATATCCACCGGCGCTATGTCCAAGACACGGAATTTGCCTTATGGGCGGTTAAAAAGAAAGCCAAATGGGTGTTTAACAAACCCAAAAATGAAAAATATTTACGGCCCTTGATTTTAAAAAGCCCTGTGGTGAGCGGGTTTGAAAGAGTGAAACACCCCACGCAAAAAAGCCTAGCCTTAATGGAAAAAATCATTTCCATCCACACAAACCCTAATGACATCGTGCTAGATCCTTTCATGGGGAGCGGCACCACCGGCTTAGCGTGCAAAAATTTAGAACGAAATTTTATCGGCATAGAATCAGAAAAAGAATATTTTCAAACCGCACAAAAGCGTTTGAATCTGCTTTAA
- a CDS encoding DNA cytosine methyltransferase, producing MSYKILDLFCGAGGFSAGLERLEEFDALIGLDCDKQVLITFENNHKNAIGVCGDITQAEIKEKVIKLAQTLEVNMIIGGPPCQGFSNKGKNLGLKDPRNFLFLEYIEIVKAIKPEIFIIENVKNLISCAKGYFLEEIKERLNALGYQLSYQILNAKDYGVPQNRERAFIVGASRFSFDFNLLEPSQSVNVQDAISDLAYLCSNEGAFESDYLNPIQSSYQALMRKNSPKLYNHQATNHSQAALEKLKLIDKEQGKECLPKNLHGKQQFKSTWGRLNWNKISPTIDTRFDTPSNGTNSHPELHRSITPREAARIQSFSDNYIFYGNKTSVCKQIGNAVPPLLALALGKAILKSLKENDTNPSR from the coding sequence ATGAGTTATAAAATTTTAGATTTGTTTTGTGGGGCTGGGGGTTTTAGCGCTGGGTTAGAGCGTTTAGAAGAGTTTGACGCTTTAATAGGGCTAGATTGCGATAAACAAGTCCTAATCACTTTTGAAAACAACCATAAAAACGCTATAGGCGTTTGTGGGGACATCACTCAAGCTGAAATTAAAGAAAAAGTCATCAAACTAGCCCAAACATTAGAAGTTAACATGATCATTGGCGGGCCTCCATGTCAAGGCTTTTCTAATAAAGGGAAAAATTTAGGGCTAAAAGACCCTAGGAATTTTTTATTCTTAGAATATATAGAAATAGTGAAAGCCATAAAACCAGAAATTTTTATCATTGAAAACGTGAAAAACCTTATCTCTTGCGCTAAAGGCTATTTTTTAGAAGAAATTAAAGAAAGGTTGAACGCTTTAGGGTATCAATTAAGCTATCAAATCCTAAACGCTAAAGATTATGGCGTGCCTCAAAACAGAGAGAGGGCTTTTATTGTTGGGGCTAGTCGTTTCAGTTTTGATTTCAATCTTTTAGAGCCTTCTCAAAGCGTGAATGTTCAAGATGCGATAAGCGATTTAGCCTATCTTTGTTCTAATGAGGGGGCGTTTGAGAGCGATTATTTAAACCCTATCCAATCAAGCTATCAAGCCTTGATGCGAAAAAATAGCCCTAAATTATACAACCATCAAGCCACCAACCACTCCCAAGCCGCTTTAGAGAAATTAAAGCTCATTGACAAAGAGCAAGGCAAAGAATGCTTGCCTAAAAACTTGCATGGCAAACAGCAATTCAAAAGCACATGGGGGCGTTTGAATTGGAATAAAATCAGCCCCACCATAGACACACGCTTTGACACTCCCAGTAATGGCACCAACTCCCACCCTGAATTGCACCGCTCTATCACGCCCAGAGAAGCCGCCAGGATACAAAGTTTTAGCGATAATTATATCTTTTATGGCAATAAAACGAGCGTTTGCAAGCAAATCGGTAACGCTGTGCCTCCTCTTCTAGCCCTAGCTTTAGGCAAAGCGATCTTAAAAAGCTTAAAAGAAAATGATACAAATCCATCACGCTGA